The following are encoded in a window of Bos indicus isolate NIAB-ARS_2022 breed Sahiwal x Tharparkar chromosome 21, NIAB-ARS_B.indTharparkar_mat_pri_1.0, whole genome shotgun sequence genomic DNA:
- the CHRNA5 gene encoding neuronal acetylcholine receptor subunit alpha-5, which produces MAAPGWGRWVLGLGPLLLQVFLPFQLVAGRWGPEGAGGGVRRGLAEPSVVAKHEDSLFKDLFQDYERWVRPVEHLNDRIKIKFGLAISQLVDVDEKNQLMTTNVWLKQEWIDVKLRWNPDDYGGIKLIRVPSDSLWTPDIVLFDNADGRFEGASTKTVVRYDGTVTWTPPANYKSSCTIDVTFFPFDLQNCSMKFGSWTYDGSQVDIILEDQDVDKRDFFDNGEWEIVSATGSKGNRTDSCCWYPYITYSFVIKRLPLFYTLFLIIPCIGLSFLTVLVFYLPSNEGEKICLCTSVLVSLTVFLLVIEEIIPSSSKVIPLIGEYLVFTMIFVTLSIMVTVFAINIHHRSSSTHDAMAPWVRKIFLHKLPKLLCMRSHVDRYFSQKEEARSSRGPRSSINALEAALDSVRYITRHVMKETDVREVVEDWKFIAQVLDRMFLWTFLLVSVVGSLGLFVPVIYKWANIIVPIHIGNENK; this is translated from the exons GATTAGCTGAACCATCCGTTGTTGCCAAACACGAAGATAGTTTGTTTAAGGATTTATTTCAAGACTACGAAAGATGGGTTCGTCCTGTGGAACACCTGAatgacagaataaaaataaagttcgGCCTCGCAATATCTCAGTTAGTGGATGTG gatGAGAAAAATCAGTTAATGACAACCAATGTCTGGTTGAAACAG gaGTGGATAGATGTGAAGTTGAGATGGAACCCTGATGACTACGGTGGAATAAAACTTATACGTGTCCCTTCAGACTCTCTCTGGACTCCAGATATCGTTTTGTTTGATAA tgCAGATGGACGTTTTGAAGGGGCCAGTACCAAAACCGTCGTCAGGTACGACGGCACGGTGACCTGGACTCCACCGGCAAACTACAAAAGTTCATGTACCATCGACGTCACATTTTTCCCATTTGATCTCCAAAACTGTTCCATGAAATTTGGGTCTTGGACTTACGATGGATCACAGGTTGATATAATTTTGGAGGACCAAGATGTAGACAAGAGAGATTTTTTTGATAATGGAGAATGGGAAATTGTCAGCGCAACAGGGAGCAAAGGAAACAGAACCGACAGCTGTTGCTGGTATCCTTACATCACTTACTCGTTTGTAATTAAGCGTCTGCCTCTCTTTTATACCTTGTTCCTCATTATACCCTGTATTGGGCTCTCATTTTTAACTGTACTTGTCTTCTATCTTCCTTCAAATGAAGGTGAAAAGATCTGTCTCTGCACTTCAGTACTTGTGTCTCTGACTGTCTTCCTTCTCGTTATTGAAGAGATCATACCCTCATCTTCCAAAGTCATACCTCTGATTGGAGAGTACCTGGTGTTCACGATGATTTTTGTGACACTGTCTATCATGGTCACTGTCTTTGCCATCAACATTCATCACCGTTCTTCCTCAACGCACGACGCTATGGCTCCGTGGGTCCGCAAGATATTTCTTCACAAGCTACCGAAACTGCtttgcatgcgaagtcacgtagACAGGTACTTCAGTCAGAAGGAGGAAGCTCGGAGCAGCCGTGGACCCAGATCTTCTATAAACGCCCTGGAAGCTGCACTGGATTCCGTTCGCTATATCACAAGACACGTCATGAAGGAGACCGATGTCCGTGAG gtTGTTGAAGATTGGAAATTCATAGCCCAGGTTCTTGATCGGATGTTTCTGTGGACTTTTCTTCTGGTTTCAGTTGTTGGATCTCTTGGGCTTTTTGTTCCTGTTATCTATAAATGGGCAAATATAATAGTACCAATTcatattggaaatgaaaataagtga